A region of the Pseudarthrobacter oxydans genome:
TGCGTCGGTGGGGTTCCATCGGCAACCTTTCAGCGCTGGTTCACCTGGACGGGACAGCAAGCCTGCCTTCGCCCGTCGGGTGGGCGTTCGCATGTGTTCGTACCAGACTACTAACACAACTGCCACCGCAGACAGAGAGTTCCGACAAATATGCGGCAGCATCCGCGGCTAGGCTGGACGGATGTGCAATCCGCTTCCTCCCGCTGCCTACCAGGACCCCGCAACGGCAGGCGCACCGGAGCCGGGGAACTCACGGCAAAAGGCGTTTCCGCCCGCTCCGGAACCCCTGCCGGTACCCGTTATGGACAACCACACCCACCTTGACTTCCCGGACGGACAGGCCCCGGTCGGAGTGAAGGCGGCTTTGGATGCCGCCGCGGCCGTGGGTGTCCAGGGAGCAGTCCAGGTGGGCTGCGACCTGGAATCGTCCCGGTTCACGGTCCGCGCGGTGGACCTGGACGAGCGGCTGCTGGGGGCGGTGGCGCTGCATCCCAACGACGCCCCCCGTTACGCCGCCCGCGGCCAACTGGAAGAAGCGCTCGCAGAGATTGAGCAGCTCGCCTCCCACCCCCGGATCCGGGCCATCGGGGAGACCGGGCTCGATTTCTACCGCACCGAGGGGGAGGGGCTGGCGCATCAGAGGTACTCCTTCCGGCGCCATATCGACATCGCCAAGCGCCTGGACCTGACGCTCCAGATCCACGACCGGGACGCGCATGACGACGTCGTCCAGGTACTGAGGGAAGAAGGCGCGCCGGGGCGGGTGGTTTTCCACTGTTTCTCCGGCGACGACGAGCTGGCGAGGATCTGCAACGAGGAAGGGTGGTGGATGTCCTTTGCAGGTACGCTGACTTTTCGGAATGCGGCGAATTTGCGCCGGGCCCTCGCAGTTGCGGACCCTGGTTTGGTCCTGGTGGAAACCGATGCGCCGTTCCTGACTCCGCACCCCCACCGCGGGCGGCCGAACGCCAGCTACATGGTTCCTTACACAGTCCGCGCCATGGCCGAATTGACAGAATCCGATCTTGCAGAAATATGCGCCCGAATAAGCGAAAATACCGTACGGGCATACGGATCCTGGGACTAGGCGGCCGTTTCCCGGGCATTGTCAAATAAATACCCGGTATGCACAATTGTTGGTTGCTTTATAACGCTACGGTTACAGTGGACAGATATTAGCCGGGGTCGGGGAAGGCCAGCGGGTAATTCACTTCTTTCTGCAGCAGGCTCTCGGGCGTTGCCCGGCCTGCCGATTGAGCGGAGTTTAGGCGGCGCAACGGTGCCCGGACTGCCCCTTGTGGCCGTACCGGGCATTTTATTGCGCGATTCCCCGTGCCCGGATGGACCTAAAGTTACGGGCAATCGTGATCAAGTTCTTTACGTCGGACGGCAAGTTCAGCTTTGTCAAGGTTGGCGCGCAACTGCTGGTGCTCTGCGCACTCGTGGTGGGCCTCGTAGCCTTCGTCGGCAATAACAAGACCATCACACTCAATGTTGACGGCAAGGTCTCGTCCGTGCAGACGTTCGGCGGAACTGTTGGCCAAGTGGTCAAGAGCGCCAACCTGGAACTCAACCCTGCAGACCGCGTGTCACCGTCCGTTGATGCGTCGGTCCAGAACGGCACGGTAATCAACGTCAACAAGGCCAAAGAGGTCAAGGTGAGCCTCGACGGTGCCGAGAAGACGGTGAACACTACCGCGCAGGACGTCGCGGGGCTGGTTACTGAACTCGGCGTCGCGAGCGCGTCCTCGGTTTCCGCGCCCAAGGATGCCCAGCTTTCAGTTGCCGGATCCTACGTTTCCATCTCCACACCGAAGTCCGTCAGCATTGTTGCCGACGGCAAGGTGGACACCGCAACCACCACGGCGGCCACCGTCGGCAAGGTCCTCGAAGACGCCGGCCTGGCCCTTGGTGCCAACGACCGCACGTCGCAGCCGGCTAACGCGCACGTGGTGAACAACATGGTCATCAAGGTCTCGCGCGTCGACACCGGCCAGACTGCGGTCGCCACAGAGGACGTCCCCTTCGAGATTGTCACCAGTGAGAGCGCCGAACTGCTGAAGGGTGAAAAAGAAGTCACCCAGGAAGGCGTCGCAGGCAAGCTGGAGAAGACCTTCAAGCTGGTACTGGTGGACGGCCGCGAAGCGTCCCGGACCCT
Encoded here:
- a CDS encoding TatD family hydrolase; the encoded protein is MCNPLPPAAYQDPATAGAPEPGNSRQKAFPPAPEPLPVPVMDNHTHLDFPDGQAPVGVKAALDAAAAVGVQGAVQVGCDLESSRFTVRAVDLDERLLGAVALHPNDAPRYAARGQLEEALAEIEQLASHPRIRAIGETGLDFYRTEGEGLAHQRYSFRRHIDIAKRLDLTLQIHDRDAHDDVVQVLREEGAPGRVVFHCFSGDDELARICNEEGWWMSFAGTLTFRNAANLRRALAVADPGLVLVETDAPFLTPHPHRGRPNASYMVPYTVRAMAELTESDLAEICARISENTVRAYGSWD
- a CDS encoding resuscitation-promoting factor; translation: MDLKLRAIVIKFFTSDGKFSFVKVGAQLLVLCALVVGLVAFVGNNKTITLNVDGKVSSVQTFGGTVGQVVKSANLELNPADRVSPSVDASVQNGTVINVNKAKEVKVSLDGAEKTVNTTAQDVAGLVTELGVASASSVSAPKDAQLSVAGSYVSISTPKSVSIVADGKVDTATTTAATVGKVLEDAGLALGANDRTSQPANAHVVNNMVIKVSRVDTGQTAVATEDVPFEIVTSESAELLKGEKEVTQEGVAGKLEKTFKLVLVDGREASRTLVSETVAVQPVPEKVTVGTKPKPVAQAATSASAGANTGAAAPAMMNEAMWDKIAQCESGGNWSINSGNGYYGGLQFDIRTWIGAGGGAYAPNASLATKAQQIDIANRVYAQRGLQPWGCGWAATS